A window of Pseudodesulfovibrio sp. JC047 contains these coding sequences:
- a CDS encoding VTT domain-containing protein codes for MTKEIHKTTMKSMKSLAKGLVMLAGLGVAVYLSRAIGLGDMLSNTQWFNEHILGTGPLSIVIFLGVGAAFTAVGLPRQLVGFLGGFAFGVMTGTLLATIGSGLGCAIAAVYARMGGRELVQRKLGHRTEKVNRFLQHEPFNTALAIRLFPLGSNLVTNLAAGISSIPLIPFILGSTLGYIPQNFIFALFGAGMNRESTMGVAVSVGMSIVLFVVSGWLGIRVYNRYRKEAKSLVESDS; via the coding sequence ATGACCAAAGAAATTCATAAAACAACGATGAAAAGCATGAAATCCTTGGCAAAAGGCCTCGTCATGCTGGCTGGACTCGGCGTGGCCGTGTATCTTTCCCGGGCCATCGGGTTGGGAGATATGCTGTCCAATACCCAGTGGTTCAACGAACATATCCTCGGGACAGGACCGCTTTCTATTGTGATTTTTCTCGGAGTCGGAGCCGCTTTTACTGCGGTGGGTCTCCCCCGACAGCTTGTTGGCTTTCTTGGGGGATTTGCTTTTGGCGTGATGACCGGGACACTGCTCGCGACGATTGGATCTGGCTTGGGATGTGCGATTGCCGCAGTGTACGCCCGGATGGGCGGACGAGAACTCGTGCAACGAAAGTTGGGGCATCGGACTGAAAAGGTGAACCGTTTCCTGCAACACGAGCCGTTCAATACCGCTTTGGCGATTCGACTTTTCCCTTTGGGCAGCAATCTGGTGACCAATCTGGCCGCCGGTATCAGTTCCATTCCGCTTATTCCCTTTATTCTGGGGTCCACTTTGGGCTATATCCCCCAAAATTTCATCTTTGCGTTGTTCGGAGCGGGAATGAATCGGGAATCCACCATGGGCGTGGCTGTGTCTGTGGGAATGAGTATTGTACTTTTCGTGGTGTCCGGATGGTTGGGAATTCGTGTGTACAATCGGTACCGGAAAGAAGCCAAGTCGTTGGTTGAATCCGATTCCTAA
- a CDS encoding glycosyltransferase family 2 protein, with protein MNNTEKFSVVLPVFNEQDNLQSLFAEIRSAADATGRPWEAVFVDDCSTDNSLSIIRGLADEYSEVRYVAFAENRGQSAAFCAGFDAAESDIVVTMDADLQNDPADIPDMLAVFGSECEMVIGWRAKRKDTFIKRISSKIANAIRDGLMDDGVHDTGCSLKVMRTDLLRSLPRFKNMHRYFPILMKMQGARIKEVKVNHRERATGVSKYGTLDRAMAGIYDLIGVKWLINRHIEYTVKEKK; from the coding sequence ATGAACAATACAGAAAAATTTTCGGTTGTCCTGCCGGTTTTCAATGAGCAGGATAACTTGCAATCCCTTTTTGCGGAAATCCGGTCGGCAGCTGATGCGACTGGACGGCCCTGGGAAGCGGTTTTTGTTGATGATTGCAGTACAGACAACAGCCTTTCCATCATTCGTGGGTTGGCTGATGAATATTCCGAAGTCCGGTATGTGGCCTTTGCTGAGAATCGAGGGCAGTCCGCTGCGTTTTGCGCGGGATTTGATGCCGCTGAGTCTGATATCGTTGTGACCATGGACGCAGATCTCCAGAATGATCCCGCTGATATTCCCGACATGCTGGCTGTTTTTGGGAGCGAGTGTGAAATGGTCATCGGCTGGCGGGCCAAGCGGAAAGATACGTTTATCAAACGTATTTCCTCCAAGATCGCCAATGCGATTCGGGATGGACTCATGGATGACGGTGTGCACGACACCGGCTGTTCTCTCAAGGTTATGCGTACCGATTTGCTTCGCTCCTTGCCTCGGTTCAAGAATATGCATCGGTATTTCCCTATCCTTATGAAAATGCAGGGTGCGCGGATCAAGGAAGTGAAGGTCAACCATCGGGAACGGGCGACCGGAGTTTCTAAATATGGTACTCTGGACCGCGCAATGGCCGGAATTTACGATCTCATCGGCGTCAAGTGGCTTATCAATCGACATATTGAGTACACCGTCAAAGAGAAGAAGTAA